The following proteins are encoded in a genomic region of Glycine soja cultivar W05 chromosome 17, ASM419377v2, whole genome shotgun sequence:
- the LOC114392163 gene encoding uncharacterized protein LOC114392163 translates to MIQQWNNRHAFRVDAYPRQEGLLSFNSDYMVWYRRKTKMFVDPENAKTATLGEVAEALQYMVSPQGRKTCTFDDLVPYVEKITILSEEQEKVTEPVSHGPASERQFPAQQFHMLQSSIETQGIDRRRDTVEVEEYSQQMAERGHGMYYTPQTFAEYPTQMYQYPFQGHDTDTSATQQPFGGFAETQAQFSWPTMTPSQQYHGPIPTPNAPLGTQWNVPGQIPNTGDLFGVDLRNAFSAEANEEEAGRHWGRRNPDRQARRWDRPCGTSSRHHGHQNE, encoded by the exons ATGATTCAGCAGTGGAATAATCGCCATGCATTTAGGGTCGACGCTTATCCCCGACAAGAaggcctattgagttttaactcggactacatggtctggtataggcgaaagacaaagatgtttgttgacccaGAAAATGCAAAGAcggctacattg GGTGAAGTTGCGGAGGCATTACAATACATGgtgtctcctcaagggaggaaAACATGCACatttgatgatctcgtgccttatgtggaaaaaattacaattttatccgaagagcaagagaaagtcactgagccagtgtcacatggtcccgcatcagagcgtcaatttcccgcacaacagtttcacatgcttcagtcaAGTATTGAAACTCAGGGGATAGACAGAAGAAGGGACACTGTTGAAGTGGaagaatattcccaacaaatggcggagcgtggccatggaatgtattacacgccacaaACATTTGCTGAGTATCCgacacagatgtatcagtatccttttcaGGGTCATGACACTGATACTTCTGCAACCCAGCAACCGTTCGGTGGTTTTGCGGAAACACAAGCTCAATTTTCATGGCCCACAATGACCCCTTCACAGCAATATCATGggccaattccaacacctaatgccccgTTAGGAACACAATGGAATGTACCGGGACAAATACCTAATACGGGTGACTTATTCGGTGTTGATTTGCGTAACGCATTTTCTGCGGAGGCTAACGAAGAAGAAGCGGGGAGGCATTGgggcagaagaaatcctgatcgccaagcacgaagatgggatcgaccatgtggcacatcctcacggCATCACGGACACCAAAATGAATGA